Proteins from a genomic interval of Thermoanaerobacterium thermosaccharolyticum DSM 571:
- a CDS encoding methyl-accepting chemotaxis protein → MTKTLRGELIRAFVVIGILLLVLSFTVNFGMINTKNNINNLKKFVINQVLYISNSQVQLAQYSSVLLNDVNNYTVGQNTKSALKTDLNNITQNINSIGNALEDFKGTSLYKQLKADVDGINDSIKNISTAIDSLNDTYNLDQDSDKTLKISYYATQIQNNMTDFSNKYSQGFLPMFNDMIAQNDRTFKVSVIISVICIVVIIIYSLITVRKLRKLSRIINSEVSKSMEHSEKVLDSSIELRKMAEENTGNIKMSRDGIEQLTESINTIAENANEVALSITNVSEANEELSRSSENLLNDMNKAIEKIREIEDNVKNQGDVVRNLINTLNQSLKNSKVNSNELKELDKKMGGIKEILSAISEIADQTNLLSLNAAIEAARAGEYGKGFAVVAEEIRKLAKQSTDSVVKIGEIIENITSYTGVTIDSVINDIDNSTKAASEVNKVLDIFNDVKKGFDEISMVISNISDVTTETAAGSDKTLQAVKSVMGASQNISAQVEELLASSEQLMEIINKVDENNTKNLDYVNNQVAFTEEQKANMESITSAVKKL, encoded by the coding sequence ATGACAAAAACATTAAGGGGCGAACTCATAAGAGCTTTTGTAGTAATCGGTATTTTGCTTTTGGTATTATCTTTTACTGTTAATTTTGGGATGATAAACACAAAAAATAATATCAACAATTTAAAAAAGTTTGTCATCAATCAGGTACTTTACATTTCAAACTCACAGGTGCAGCTGGCACAGTACAGCAGCGTTCTTCTGAACGATGTAAATAATTACACTGTCGGGCAGAATACTAAAAGTGCCTTAAAGACTGATTTAAATAACATCACACAAAATATAAATAGCATAGGTAATGCATTGGAAGACTTTAAAGGTACAAGCTTGTATAAACAGTTAAAAGCTGATGTAGATGGCATAAATGATAGCATAAAAAATATTAGTACTGCAATAGATAGTTTAAATGACACATACAATCTTGATCAAGACAGCGATAAGACTTTGAAGATTAGTTATTATGCGACGCAGATTCAGAATAACATGACAGATTTTAGCAATAAGTATTCTCAAGGTTTTTTGCCTATGTTTAATGACATGATAGCTCAGAATGACAGAACATTCAAGGTGTCGGTTATTATAAGTGTTATTTGCATTGTCGTAATCATAATATACTCGCTTATAACTGTTAGAAAACTGAGGAAACTTTCAAGGATTATAAATAGCGAAGTAAGTAAATCAATGGAGCATTCTGAAAAAGTTTTAGATTCATCAATTGAACTGAGAAAAATGGCTGAGGAAAATACAGGAAATATCAAGATGTCAAGAGATGGCATCGAACAGCTTACAGAAAGTATAAATACGATTGCAGAAAATGCTAATGAAGTTGCTTTGTCGATAACAAATGTCTCTGAGGCAAATGAAGAGTTATCAAGGTCTTCCGAGAATTTATTGAATGATATGAATAAGGCTATAGAGAAAATAAGAGAGATAGAAGACAATGTCAAGAATCAAGGAGATGTAGTAAGAAACCTTATTAATACTTTGAATCAAAGTCTTAAAAATTCAAAAGTCAATTCAAATGAGCTGAAAGAGCTGGATAAGAAGATGGGAGGAATAAAAGAAATACTGTCTGCAATATCTGAAATTGCAGATCAGACAAATCTTTTATCTCTCAATGCAGCTATTGAGGCTGCAAGAGCAGGTGAATATGGAAAAGGTTTTGCTGTTGTTGCTGAGGAGATAAGAAAACTGGCTAAGCAGTCTACAGACAGTGTTGTAAAGATTGGTGAGATAATAGAAAACATAACAAGTTATACAGGAGTGACTATTGACAGTGTCATCAATGACATAGATAATTCTACAAAAGCGGCATCAGAAGTTAATAAAGTTCTTGATATATTCAATGACGTTAAGAAGGGCTTTGATGAGATTTCGATGGTTATAAGCAATATATCAGATGTAACTACTGAGACTGCCGCTGGCTCTGACAAGACATTGCAGGCTGTAAAGAGTGTCATGGGTGCATCGCAAAATATATCTGCACAAGTTGAGGAGCTTTTAGCATCTTCTGAGCAGTTGATGGAAATAATAAATAAAGTTGATGAAAACAACACAAAGAATTTGGATTATGTAAATAATCAAGTAGCATTTACTGAGGAGCAAAAAGCTAATATGGAAAGCATAACAAGTGCAGTTAAAAAATTATAA
- a CDS encoding pyrimidine-nucleoside phosphorylase — protein sequence MRMYDLIMKKRDGGTFTKDEIDFIISSYTKDYIPDYQMSALLMAIYFNGMTNEETANLTMAMAHSGDVLDLSEIKGIKVDKHSTGGVADTTTLVLAPLVAACGAPVAKMSGRGLGHTGGTIDKLESIPGMRVELSEREFIDNVNKHGIAVVGQSSNLTPADKKLYALRDVTATVDSIPLIASSIMSKKIASGADGIVLDVKVGRGAFMKDIESAKKLANLMVEIGNSVGRKTVAHVTNMDEPLGLAIGNSLEVVEAIDVLKGNGSKDLLDVCMVLGADMLTIAGVAKDTDEAKEMLKEALTSGKALDKFKEFISAQGGDARIVDDISLLPQAKFVESWCAEEDLYIKDLYALDLGLIAMKLGAGRSTKEDSIDLSVGIMLGGKIGDIVRKGDPIATIYANDRDKLEWALNEIKKFIIITDEYVERPQLIYM from the coding sequence ATGCGAATGTACGATCTTATAATGAAGAAAAGAGATGGAGGCACTTTTACAAAAGACGAGATAGATTTTATTATATCATCATATACAAAAGATTATATACCTGATTATCAGATGAGCGCTCTTTTGATGGCCATATACTTTAATGGCATGACAAATGAAGAGACTGCAAATCTAACAATGGCCATGGCACATTCTGGAGATGTATTGGATTTATCTGAAATAAAAGGTATTAAGGTTGATAAACATTCCACTGGAGGTGTTGCAGATACCACCACGTTAGTATTAGCACCTCTTGTTGCAGCTTGTGGTGCGCCTGTTGCAAAGATGTCAGGAAGAGGTCTGGGACATACAGGTGGTACAATAGACAAACTTGAATCTATTCCAGGCATGAGAGTAGAGCTAAGTGAAAGAGAATTCATAGACAATGTAAATAAGCACGGCATTGCTGTTGTAGGACAGTCAAGCAATTTGACACCTGCAGATAAGAAGCTGTATGCATTGAGAGATGTTACTGCAACAGTTGATTCAATACCACTTATAGCAAGCTCGATAATGAGCAAAAAGATTGCATCAGGTGCCGACGGGATAGTTTTGGATGTAAAAGTTGGACGTGGTGCATTTATGAAAGATATTGAAAGCGCCAAAAAGCTTGCAAATCTCATGGTTGAAATAGGTAATTCTGTAGGACGGAAGACAGTTGCCCATGTAACAAACATGGATGAGCCGCTGGGGCTTGCTATAGGTAATTCATTGGAAGTAGTAGAAGCCATCGACGTATTAAAAGGAAATGGTTCAAAGGATCTTCTGGATGTTTGTATGGTCTTAGGTGCTGATATGCTTACAATCGCTGGGGTTGCAAAAGATACGGATGAAGCAAAAGAGATGTTGAAAGAGGCTTTGACAAGCGGTAAAGCACTGGATAAATTCAAAGAGTTCATTAGTGCGCAAGGTGGAGATGCCAGGATAGTAGATGACATATCACTGCTTCCTCAGGCTAAATTTGTTGAATCATGGTGTGCTGAGGAAGACTTGTATATAAAAGATTTATATGCTTTAGATTTAGGACTTATTGCTATGAAATTAGGTGCTGGAAGGTCTACAAAAGAAGACTCTATCGATTTATCAGTAGGTATAATGTTAGGCGGTAAAATCGGAGATATTGTAAGGAAGGGTGATCCTATAGCAACAATATATGCAAATGATAGAGATAAGCTAGAATGGGCTTTAAATGAAATAAAAAAGTTTATAATAATTACAGACGAATACGTCGAAAGGCCACAATTGATATATATGTAA
- a CDS encoding phosphopentomutase: MIKRVLLIVLDSVGVGEAPDAYKYGDNGSNTLGHICDVTGVKLPNLGRLGLGNILPLKSVEADESAIGAYGKMQEHSAGKDTTTGHWEIAGLWIDKAFPTFPNGFPDEVIKPFEEKIGRKVIGNKPASGTEIIEELGEEHVKTGCPIVYTSADSVFQIAAHEDVIPLNELYRMCEIAREMLNGEFAVGRVIARPFVGKPGNFVRTENRRDFSLKPLSPTILDNLKEVGYEVFAIGKIEDIFAGCGITGKDHTTNNKDGIIATLKALDKIKSGLIFTNLVDFDMLYGHRNNPEGYADALKYFDNHLPEILAKLDDDDLMIITADHGNDPTTASTDHSREYVPLIVYSPKFKHGANLGVRQTFSDIAATIAEVFNVKGTGHGTSFLDELPF, from the coding sequence ATGATTAAGAGAGTTTTGTTGATAGTTTTAGACAGCGTTGGTGTAGGTGAGGCTCCTGATGCATATAAATATGGTGATAATGGTTCAAATACGCTTGGACACATATGCGATGTGACAGGTGTTAAGCTTCCGAATTTAGGTAGATTAGGGCTGGGAAATATACTGCCGCTTAAAAGCGTGGAAGCTGATGAAAGTGCTATAGGTGCATATGGAAAAATGCAAGAACATTCTGCTGGCAAGGATACGACGACTGGACATTGGGAAATAGCAGGACTTTGGATAGACAAAGCTTTTCCAACATTTCCTAATGGATTTCCAGACGAAGTAATAAAGCCATTTGAAGAGAAAATAGGCAGAAAAGTGATAGGGAATAAACCTGCATCAGGAACGGAGATAATTGAAGAGCTCGGAGAAGAACATGTGAAAACAGGTTGTCCTATTGTCTATACGTCGGCAGACAGCGTATTTCAAATTGCTGCTCATGAAGATGTAATACCGCTTAACGAGCTTTATAGAATGTGTGAAATTGCAAGAGAAATGTTAAATGGCGAGTTTGCTGTAGGAAGAGTCATAGCAAGACCATTCGTAGGAAAGCCCGGCAATTTTGTCAGGACAGAAAATAGAAGAGATTTTTCATTAAAGCCTTTAAGCCCAACTATATTGGATAACCTTAAAGAGGTTGGCTATGAAGTATTCGCTATAGGTAAGATAGAGGACATATTTGCAGGGTGTGGCATAACAGGTAAGGATCATACCACAAACAATAAAGACGGTATAATTGCGACTTTGAAAGCTTTAGACAAAATTAAAAGTGGTTTGATTTTTACAAATTTAGTGGATTTTGATATGCTTTATGGACACAGAAACAATCCTGAAGGCTATGCTGATGCTTTAAAATATTTTGATAATCATCTTCCAGAAATATTGGCAAAACTTGATGATGATGATTTGATGATTATAACTGCGGATCACGGCAATGATCCTACTACAGCCAGCACAGATCATTCTAGAGAATATGTACCACTTATAGTGTACAGTCCAAAATTTAAACATGGCGCAAACTTGGGAGTGAGACAAACATTTTCTGATATTGCTGCTACTATTGCTGAAGTGTTCAACGTTAAAGGTACAGGTCATGGGACATCATTCCTTGATGAACTGCCATTTTAG
- a CDS encoding cytidine deaminase: MDYQKLLEMAKEAREKAYVPYSHFKVGACVITGNGNTYKGCNIENSSYGLTNCAERTALFNAYSNGDRKIKAIAVVADTDGPVSPCGSCRQVMYELGGEDLTVILGNMKGDYVVKKAKDLLPYAFSLSDENNI, translated from the coding sequence ATGGATTATCAGAAATTATTGGAAATGGCAAAAGAGGCAAGGGAGAAGGCGTATGTGCCTTACTCCCATTTTAAAGTTGGTGCATGTGTCATTACAGGTAATGGGAATACTTATAAAGGATGTAACATAGAAAATTCTTCATACGGACTTACGAATTGTGCAGAGAGAACAGCGTTATTTAATGCATATTCCAATGGAGATAGAAAGATAAAAGCGATTGCTGTAGTAGCCGATACTGATGGACCTGTATCACCGTGCGGTTCATGTAGACAGGTGATGTACGAATTAGGCGGTGAAGATTTGACGGTCATTTTAGGAAATATGAAAGGCGACTATGTGGTAAAAAAAGCTAAAGATCTGCTTCCATATGCATTTTCTTTATCCGATGAAAATAATATTTAA
- a CDS encoding GntR family transcriptional regulator: protein MLVPDKKPLYELALNKMEELIKTGVWKEGMKLPSEASLSKEFGISRATLREAMRIMEDEGLIAKQQGVGTFVRRKPIIRSGLEELFSVTALIKLQGMKPGTKDFTFYKLPALENEAEKLKLNPGDEIYKVERVRTADDIPVVYCVDRLPRKIVGDKFSGFEESMFAFLENEYNIKITYAVSSIKVVKHDFTIEKKLNIGKNGSVLLLEQIHYDENNMPILFSSNYFNADKFDFYIIRKRD, encoded by the coding sequence ATGTTAGTACCTGATAAAAAGCCACTTTATGAGTTGGCTTTAAATAAGATGGAGGAGCTTATAAAGACAGGGGTATGGAAGGAAGGAATGAAACTTCCTTCTGAGGCTTCTCTCTCAAAAGAATTTGGCATTAGCAGGGCTACACTTAGAGAAGCGATGAGAATAATGGAAGATGAGGGTCTGATAGCTAAGCAGCAAGGTGTAGGTACTTTTGTTCGCAGAAAACCAATTATACGAAGCGGGCTTGAGGAATTGTTTAGCGTTACAGCGCTTATTAAACTGCAGGGAATGAAGCCTGGTACAAAAGACTTTACATTTTATAAATTGCCGGCGCTGGAAAATGAAGCTGAAAAATTAAAACTTAATCCCGGTGATGAAATATATAAAGTCGAAAGAGTTAGAACGGCAGATGACATACCTGTTGTGTACTGTGTTGATAGACTACCTCGTAAAATAGTAGGAGATAAGTTCAGCGGTTTTGAGGAATCTATGTTTGCATTTTTAGAAAATGAATACAATATAAAGATAACCTATGCAGTCTCAAGTATTAAAGTTGTTAAACATGATTTTACGATAGAAAAGAAGCTTAATATAGGAAAGAATGGCTCTGTGCTTTTGCTTGAACAGATTCATTATGATGAAAACAATATGCCAATACTTTTTTCTTCTAACTATTTCAATGCAGATAAGTTTGATTTTTATATCATCAGAAAGCGTGATTGA
- a CDS encoding ABC transporter permease: MKEILLNPQLWSATLAMATPLALPALGGTFSERSGVVNIAMEGIMLIAAFFAVLFAHLTGSAWLGLLGAIVVGMIVAVIFAWAAVTLTADQVILGMAINIFASGFTAYLLNTIFGFSGTPTDTPMLPNINIPVIKNIPFIGQILSGNSVIVYLMIILIFASNYFLFHTNLGLRIRAVGENPEAAETAGINVIKLRYLGVALSGLFSAIGGAYLSIGLLNSFSTDMSSGRGYIALAAMIFGKWTPFGSFGAALLFGFATALSMQLQNSAISKNIIMMLPYILTVLALVGVGGKSVSPAADGVPYTPKK; this comes from the coding sequence ATGAAAGAGATTTTATTAAATCCTCAGTTGTGGTCGGCTACGCTTGCTATGGCAACACCACTAGCACTGCCAGCACTTGGAGGAACTTTTTCTGAGAGATCAGGTGTTGTCAATATTGCGATGGAGGGTATAATGCTTATTGCTGCTTTTTTTGCCGTACTGTTTGCACATTTAACAGGAAGTGCTTGGCTGGGACTATTAGGTGCAATTGTGGTGGGTATGATAGTAGCTGTTATTTTTGCATGGGCTGCTGTGACACTTACTGCTGATCAAGTTATTCTTGGTATGGCAATAAATATATTTGCATCAGGATTTACTGCATATCTTTTAAACACAATCTTTGGTTTCAGCGGTACGCCGACAGATACGCCAATGCTTCCCAATATAAATATTCCTGTTATTAAAAATATACCATTTATAGGACAAATTTTAAGTGGCAATAGCGTTATAGTATATCTTATGATAATTTTGATATTTGCATCAAATTATTTCTTGTTTCATACAAATCTAGGATTAAGAATAAGGGCTGTTGGAGAAAATCCTGAGGCAGCCGAAACTGCAGGAATTAACGTAATAAAGTTAAGGTACCTTGGTGTCGCTTTAAGTGGCTTGTTTTCAGCAATAGGTGGTGCATATCTATCGATAGGTCTTTTAAACAGTTTTAGCACTGATATGTCCAGTGGAAGAGGATATATAGCATTGGCAGCTATGATATTCGGCAAATGGACGCCATTTGGTTCTTTTGGAGCAGCGCTGCTTTTTGGATTTGCGACGGCTTTAAGCATGCAGCTACAAAATAGTGCAATATCAAAGAATATAATTATGATGCTTCCATATATTCTCACCGTTTTGGCTCTGGTTGGGGTTGGCGGCAAAAGTGTATCTCCTGCTGCAGATGGTGTGCCATATACGCCTAAAAAGTGA
- a CDS encoding ABC transporter permease, whose protein sequence is MKKLLKSIYMPIFAVIIAIIIGSIIMLVTGFNPVSAYVSLFMGAFGTLPNIANTLANAVPLIITGLGVAIAFNAGLFNIGAEGQYWIGAIVATWIGYSFKGLPWYIHIPFALIAAMIAGGLWGGIVPGFAKAYTGAHEVITTMMMSYVAIYFSHYLLEFGPMMEKGSVPQSPLIKDSAVIPTILKGTQLSYGILIAIAAALFVYWFMYKTVWGYEMRAVGFNQRASKYAGMNVPFNIVLSLSLSGIFAGLAGAVQILGVQHRLYDSFTSGYGYTAIVVALLAKNNPIGVIFSALLFAALGTGSQYMQLNAQVPGQLTDVITGLIIFFVAADKIIEVLKSKFKKQKKEELAS, encoded by the coding sequence ATGAAAAAATTATTAAAAAGCATTTACATGCCTATATTTGCAGTAATAATCGCTATTATTATAGGTTCTATTATAATGTTAGTGACGGGCTTTAATCCGGTATCTGCTTATGTATCGTTGTTTATGGGTGCATTTGGCACATTGCCCAATATAGCGAATACACTCGCTAATGCTGTGCCTCTGATTATAACCGGTCTTGGCGTTGCAATAGCATTTAACGCAGGGCTTTTCAATATCGGTGCAGAAGGACAGTACTGGATTGGTGCGATAGTTGCTACATGGATAGGCTATTCTTTCAAAGGACTACCATGGTATATTCACATACCATTTGCTTTAATTGCAGCAATGATTGCCGGAGGACTTTGGGGTGGAATAGTTCCAGGATTTGCAAAGGCATATACAGGTGCACATGAAGTCATTACAACTATGATGATGAGCTATGTTGCAATATATTTCAGCCATTATCTTCTAGAATTTGGTCCCATGATGGAAAAAGGATCTGTTCCGCAGTCTCCACTTATTAAGGATTCTGCTGTTATCCCTACCATATTAAAAGGTACACAGCTATCATATGGAATATTGATTGCGATAGCAGCAGCATTGTTTGTATATTGGTTTATGTATAAGACAGTTTGGGGATACGAGATGAGAGCTGTTGGATTCAACCAAAGAGCATCGAAATATGCTGGTATGAATGTTCCATTTAATATTGTACTTTCGTTAAGCTTGAGTGGTATATTTGCGGGTCTTGCAGGTGCTGTTCAAATTTTAGGTGTGCAGCATAGGCTTTACGATAGTTTTACATCCGGTTATGGTTACACAGCCATAGTAGTTGCGCTGCTGGCAAAGAATAATCCGATTGGAGTCATATTTTCAGCGCTGCTGTTTGCGGCACTTGGAACAGGGTCACAGTATATGCAGTTAAATGCGCAAGTGCCTGGTCAGCTTACGGATGTCATAACAGGATTAATAATATTCTTTGTCGCTGCTGACAAAATTATTGAAGTATTGAAAAGCAAGTTTAAGAAGCAAAAAAAGGAGGAGTTAGCGTCATGA
- a CDS encoding ABC transporter ATP-binding protein, whose amino-acid sequence MSALLEVNNITKIFPKVRANDGVNLIVEKGEIHAILGENGAGKSTLMNVIYGLYRPDSGELKFNGEVLNLNGPHEAIEKGIGMVHQHFMLIPVLTVAENIVLGAEPGGISYNKKKANELIREISRNYHLEIDPDAKVKDLSVGLQQRVEILKAFYRHAKLLILDEPTAMLTPQETEELFGIMRNLKKQGISIIFISHKLDEVKEISDKVTVMRRGKTVGTLNTKDTSEQELANLMVGREVVLRVEKTEYKPGDVVLSVKDLTVSDEQNIERVKNVSFDIRSGEIFGLAGIDGNGQTELIEALMGLRSIKSGIIKYNNNNIEKLPTRERYKLGISYIPQDRQQEGLIMKFSVADNLILKEYKNSQYSKNGVIQYKRVFENASKKVEEFDIRPTDYNLLAGNLSGGNQQKIILAREVGSNPKLLIAVQPTRGMDVGAIEYIHKRLLQLRDEGSAILLVSLELEEIMSLSDRIGVIHNGVIMDILDGKSATREKIGLLMAGSQIDTKEVEV is encoded by the coding sequence ATGAGCGCTTTATTAGAAGTGAATAACATTACAAAAATATTTCCGAAAGTCAGGGCAAATGACGGAGTAAATCTCATAGTTGAAAAAGGAGAAATTCATGCAATACTTGGTGAAAACGGTGCCGGAAAATCTACTTTAATGAATGTCATATATGGACTTTATAGACCAGATTCAGGTGAATTAAAATTTAATGGAGAAGTTTTAAACCTTAATGGACCACATGAAGCAATAGAAAAAGGTATTGGAATGGTGCATCAGCATTTTATGCTGATTCCAGTTCTTACTGTTGCAGAAAATATAGTCCTTGGTGCTGAACCGGGTGGTATTTCTTACAATAAAAAGAAAGCAAACGAATTGATAAGAGAGATATCAAGAAATTATCATCTTGAAATCGATCCTGACGCTAAAGTTAAAGATTTATCTGTGGGACTGCAGCAGAGGGTAGAAATTCTTAAAGCATTTTATAGGCATGCAAAACTTCTCATTTTGGACGAACCTACGGCTATGCTTACACCTCAGGAGACAGAAGAGCTATTTGGAATAATGAGAAACTTGAAAAAACAAGGAATATCTATCATATTCATAAGCCATAAATTAGACGAAGTAAAAGAGATATCTGATAAAGTGACTGTAATGAGAAGAGGCAAAACAGTAGGGACTTTAAATACAAAAGATACATCTGAGCAGGAATTAGCGAATCTTATGGTTGGAAGAGAGGTTGTACTAAGAGTAGAAAAAACAGAATACAAACCTGGCGATGTCGTTCTTTCAGTAAAAGACTTAACTGTATCAGATGAACAGAATATAGAAAGAGTTAAAAATGTTAGCTTTGATATAAGAAGTGGAGAAATTTTTGGATTGGCTGGTATAGATGGCAATGGTCAAACAGAGCTTATTGAGGCATTGATGGGGTTAAGGTCAATAAAATCAGGTATTATTAAGTATAATAATAATAACATTGAAAAGTTGCCAACTCGTGAAAGGTATAAGCTTGGTATATCATATATTCCGCAAGACAGGCAACAAGAAGGACTTATTATGAAATTCAGCGTGGCTGATAATTTAATTTTAAAGGAGTATAAAAACAGTCAGTATTCGAAAAATGGTGTTATTCAGTACAAAAGAGTATTTGAAAATGCTTCTAAGAAAGTTGAGGAATTTGATATAAGACCAACTGATTATAATCTTCTGGCAGGTAATCTTTCAGGTGGCAACCAGCAGAAGATAATTCTTGCTAGAGAAGTCGGCTCAAATCCAAAGCTTTTGATAGCTGTCCAGCCGACGAGGGGAATGGATGTAGGAGCTATCGAGTATATTCATAAGAGATTGCTTCAGTTGAGAGATGAAGGTTCTGCTATACTTCTTGTTTCTTTAGAGCTTGAGGAGATAATGTCCCTATCAGACAGGATTGGGGTTATTCATAATGGTGTGATTATGGATATACTTGATGGCAAGTCTGCTACGAGAGAGAAAATTGGATTGCTCATGGCAGGTTCGCAAATAGACACTAAGGAAGTTGAGGTGTGA
- a CDS encoding BMP family lipoprotein produces MKKLRVVLSLMLAFVLTLSLLSGCTSKTKQQSSQPNSTGQAAKNKNFKVGLVTDVGGINDHSFNQLAYQGLERAKNELGVTVNFIQSKQQTDYVTNLTQFAQQKYNVVIAVGFLMKDAVEQVSKEFPDTKFLIIDSDITDRPNVASATFKTEQCGYLVGVMAGLMEKEKNAKLNDQNVVGVVGGMQIPPVDSYIAGFQQGVKAVNPDAKVLVSYTGNFNDPASGKQMALTQISQGADIVFGDAGQTGDGVINAAKEKNIYAIGVDADQNYMAPDTVMTSALKKVDVATFDVIKSALNNNFKSGLVYFDLANNGVGYAKPIKDVPQSIIDKVNDYAKQIKDGTIKVSDQVQK; encoded by the coding sequence ATGAAAAAATTACGTGTAGTTCTTTCGTTGATGTTAGCATTTGTGCTGACTTTATCACTTTTATCAGGTTGTACTTCAAAGACAAAACAGCAATCATCACAGCCGAATAGCACAGGCCAAGCAGCGAAAAACAAAAACTTTAAAGTAGGCCTTGTCACAGATGTTGGTGGTATAAATGACCACAGCTTCAACCAACTGGCTTATCAAGGCTTAGAGAGAGCGAAGAATGAGCTTGGTGTTACAGTTAACTTTATTCAGTCAAAACAGCAAACAGACTATGTGACAAATCTTACACAATTTGCTCAACAGAAATACAACGTAGTAATTGCAGTTGGATTTCTTATGAAAGATGCTGTTGAGCAGGTATCGAAGGAATTCCCAGACACAAAGTTTTTAATAATCGACTCAGATATAACAGATAGGCCAAATGTTGCATCTGCTACATTTAAAACAGAGCAGTGCGGATATTTAGTTGGTGTAATGGCTGGCCTTATGGAAAAAGAAAAGAACGCAAAGTTAAATGACCAAAACGTCGTCGGCGTTGTTGGTGGAATGCAGATACCACCTGTTGATAGCTACATTGCAGGTTTCCAGCAAGGTGTTAAAGCTGTAAATCCTGATGCAAAAGTCCTTGTAAGCTATACAGGAAACTTTAACGACCCAGCATCTGGAAAACAGATGGCTTTGACACAAATAAGCCAAGGTGCTGATATAGTATTTGGTGATGCTGGTCAGACTGGTGATGGCGTTATAAATGCTGCAAAGGAAAAGAATATATATGCTATCGGTGTTGACGCAGATCAGAATTATATGGCTCCTGATACTGTTATGACATCAGCACTTAAGAAAGTTGATGTTGCAACATTTGATGTTATAAAGAGCGCACTTAATAATAATTTCAAAAGTGGACTAGTGTACTTTGATTTGGCTAATAACGGGGTAGGATATGCAAAGCCTATAAAAGATGTACCACAATCAATAATCGACAAAGTAAATGATTATGCAAAACAGATTAAGGATGGCACTATAAAAGTTTCAGATCAAGTACAAAAATAA
- a CDS encoding cyclodeaminase/cyclohydrolase family protein, protein MLINRTLNDYVNEVASSKPAPGGGSVSSLVASLGIALSSMVYNLTIGRQFYNEYDDDIKDEIESGLKICRRLLSEFMELVDEDKNAYEEVISAIKMPKDTDENKAIRSEKLEKAYMKAINVPLKLARLCSEGFAPTLLIAQYGNPNAVSDAAVGALLLYAGLQSAMINVKVNAKYIKDKSFVDSVLSECDDLIKRYGPIRDEILNISMKDL, encoded by the coding sequence ATGCTTATAAACCGTACATTGAATGATTATGTAAATGAAGTTGCATCGTCAAAGCCTGCTCCGGGCGGTGGCAGCGTTTCTTCTTTGGTAGCAAGTCTTGGTATAGCTTTATCATCAATGGTGTACAATCTTACAATTGGCAGGCAATTTTACAATGAGTATGATGATGACATCAAAGACGAGATAGAAAGTGGACTCAAAATTTGCAGAAGGCTTCTTTCTGAGTTTATGGAATTGGTGGATGAGGATAAAAACGCATATGAAGAAGTCATAAGTGCAATTAAAATGCCTAAAGATACTGATGAAAATAAAGCCATAAGAAGTGAAAAACTTGAGAAAGCCTATATGAAAGCTATAAATGTACCACTTAAGTTAGCACGTCTATGCAGTGAAGGATTTGCTCCGACTTTGCTTATAGCACAGTATGGAAACCCAAATGCAGTCTCTGATGCTGCAGTTGGAGCTTTGCTTCTCTATGCTGGGCTTCAAAGTGCCATGATAAATGTGAAAGTAAATGCGAAATACATAAAAGACAAATCTTTTGTTGATAGTGTCCTTAGCGAATGTGATGATTTAATAAAAAGATATGGACCTATAAGAGATGAGATTTTGAATATATCTATGAAAGATCTATGA